The Canis lupus familiaris isolate Mischka breed German Shepherd chromosome 27, alternate assembly UU_Cfam_GSD_1.0, whole genome shotgun sequence genome window below encodes:
- the VDR gene encoding LOW QUALITY PROTEIN: vitamin D3 receptor isoform X4 (The sequence of the model RefSeq protein was modified relative to this genomic sequence to represent the inferred CDS: deleted 2 bases in 2 codons; substituted 1 base at 1 genomic stop codon), with protein sequence MEATAASTSLPDPGDFDRNVPRICGVCGDRATGFHFNAMTCEGCKGFFRRSMKRKALFTCPFNGDCRITKDNRRHCQACRLKRCVDIGMMKEFILTDEEVQRKREMILKRKEEEALRDSLRPKLSEEQQRIIAILLDAHHKTYDPTYADFTQFRPPVRGDGGGGSHSSRPSSAHTPSVSGDSSSSCSDHYPAPLDVMEPTSFSNLDLREEDSDDSSLTLDLSQLSMLPHLADLVSYSIQKVIGFAKMIPGFRDLTSEDQIVLLKSSAIEVIMLRSNQSFIMDDMSWTCGSQDYKYRVSDVAKAGHSLELIEPLIKFQVGLKKLNLHEEEHVLLMAICILSPDRPGVQDAALVEALQDRLSNTLQTYIRCRHPPPGSHLLYAKMIQKLADLRSLNEEHSKQYRCLSFQPECSMKLTPLVLEVFGNEISXLGRPAVALGWGCSSGALCPGLSWLLPHQPSLTPWNSALPLPPPLPTQPLSPAQPNTRLPFLQATGYTPPPHIP encoded by the exons GCGAAGCATGAAGCGGAAGGCGCTGTTCACTTGTCCCTTTAACGGGGACTGTCGTATCACCAAGGACAACCGCCGCCACTGCCAGGCCTGCCGGCTCAAGCGCTGTGTGGACATCGGCATGATGAAGGAGT TCATCTTGACAGATGAGGAGGTGCAGCGGAAGCGGGAGATGATCCTGAAGCGGAAGGAGGAGGAAGCCTTGAGGGACAGTCTGCGGCCCAAGCTGTCGGAGGAGCAGCAGCGCATCATCGCCATCCTGCTGGATGCCCACCACAAGACCTACGACCCCACCTATGCCGACTTCACCCAGTTCCGG CCTCCAGTTCgtggagatgggggtggagggagccaTTCGTCCAGGCCCTCCTCGGCCCACACGCCCAGCGTCTCCGGggactcctcttcctcctgctcggATCACTACCCGGCCCCTCTAG ACGTGATGGAGCCAACCAGCTTCTCCAATCTGGATCTGAGGGAAGAAGACTCAGATGAC TCTTCTCTGACCCTGGACCTGTCCCAGCTCTCCATGCTGCCCCACCTAGCTGACCTGGTCAGTTACAGCATCCAAAAGGTCATTGGCTTTGCCAAGATGATTCCAGGGTTCAG AGACCTCACTTCTGAGGACCAGATTGTGCTGCTGAAATCAAGTGCCATCGAGGTCATCATGTTGCGCTCCAACCAGTCCTTCATCATGGACGACATGTCCTGGACCTGTGGCAGCCAGGACTACAAGTACCGAGTCAGTGATGTGGCCAAAG CCGGACACAGCCTGGAGctgattgagcccctcatcaagTTCCAGGTGGGACTGAAGAAGCTGAACTTGCATGAGGAGGAGCATGTCCTGCTCATGGCCATCTGCATTCTCTCCCCAG ACCGTCCCGGGGTGCAGGATGCTGCGCTGGTTGAGGCCCTCCAAGACCGCCTGTCCAACACACTGCAGACCTACATCCGCTGCCGCCACCCGCCCCCAGGCAGCCACCTGCTGTACGCCAAGATGATCCAGAAGCTGGCCGACCTGCGTAGCCTCAATGAGGAGCACTCCAAGCAGTACCGCTGCCTCTCCTTCCAGCCCGAGTGCAGCATGAAGCTCACACCCCTTGTGCTGGAGGTGTTTGGCAATGAGATTTCCTGACTAGGACGGCCTGCAGTGGCTCTTGGGTGGGGCTGTTCCTCTGGGGCCTTGTGCCCTGGTCTG AGCTGGCTGCTGCCACACCAACCCTCCCTCACCCCGTGGAATTCAGcccttcctctcccacctcccctccccacccaacccCTGTCTCCTGCCCAACCTAACACCAGGCTCCCTTTCCTGCAGGCCACAggctacaccccccccccccacatccctTGA